In one window of Tenrec ecaudatus isolate mTenEca1 chromosome 3, mTenEca1.hap1, whole genome shotgun sequence DNA:
- the LOC142443080 gene encoding large ribosomal subunit protein uL18, translated as MGFAKVVKNKAYFKRYQVKFRRRREGKTDYYARKRLVIQDKNKYNTLKYKMIVHVTNRDIICQIAHAHMEGDMIVCAAHAHKLPKYGVKVGLTNYAAAHCTGLLLARRLLNRFGLDKIYEGQVEVTGDKYNVESIDGQSGAFTCYLDAGLARTTTGNKVFGALAKKKDRVAQKKVSFLRAQERVAES; from the coding sequence ATGGGGTTTGCTAAAGTTGTCAAGAACAAGGCCTACTTCAAGAGATACCAAGTGAAATTTAGAAGACGACGAGAGGGTAAAACGGATTATTATGCTCGAAAACGCTTGGTGATCCAAGATAAAAATAAGTACAATACACTCAAATACAAGATGATAGTTCATGTAACCAACAGGGATATCATCTGCCAGATCGCTCATGCCCATATGGAAGGGGATATGATTGTCTGTGCAGCGCATGCTCACAAACTTCCCAAGTACGGTGTGAAAGTTGGCCTTACCAATTACGCTGCAGCACATTGTACTGGCCTGCTGCTGGCCCGCAGGCTTCTTAATAGGTTTGGCTTGGACAAAATCTATGAAGGCCAAGTGGAGGTAACTGGAGACAAATACAATGTGGAAAGCATTGACGGTCAATCTGGTGCCTTCACCTGCTATCTGGATGCCGGCCTTGCCAGGACTACCACTGGGAATAAAGTGTTTGGGGCTCTTGCCAAGAAGAAAGATCGGGTAGCTCAGAAGAAGGTAAGCTTCCTCAGAGCTCAGGAGCGGGTTGCAGAGAGCTAA